The DNA region acttacaatttaatttaaaaataagtacAAAAGCTATTTTCCCAATAAGTTTGTTGTGATTATCactaaatgaaaatatttgtgtTAATCGTATCACGTATTACAAGtggattttaataaataaatttaattattttattcaaaatttatatgggAGCACCATGGATATAAATGTGCAAATGTGATTGATTGATTCGAACAAGTGTCTATgtgtacaaataataatgataaattaattttttttttttcaatttaagtTGCTTATCTATTgtcaaaatgaatgaatgaaataatttaaaaaaaaactgtataattatcaaatatatttgcaatttaagatgagaaaaataattgcgaatttaaaaaaaaaatggacaatgactataaaaattattaaactatttaaaaacaaaaaaatattaaaaaattttaaatgtgaatgtgtataaattaaatataatttgtcaagttataaaaaaaaaaattatgtaaattccATAAGACATTTATTGGAAATTTCagctaaataaaatgaaaattatttaaaaaaaaaaaaaaattaaaaacaatggGAGAAATAAAGATTATTAATGTGTATTTTTAAAGATGAATTTGAGcatttcaattttatgaaaaaaatataataatttaataatgttattcgctcaaatttcatcaatcaagtaaaataaatttaaacaaaaaatctaattaattcattatatcataaatgtttaaaaaaatcttttatcattgtaattaaatagaaaattaaataaattaaaatatgtaatataattccaatgaaaaataaaatatacattgtatcattatgaattattttagataattttttttttgttttttatattttttatttaattattttaataattaactataaGTATAAACTTactatttacaaattatgaaaataattataatatttaatattgttaaaaaattaatttttaatgattaatgagGTGTTGGAGTGTGTCCATCAACATAAAAGTTTCTTGTTGCTGGTGGTTGTTCCAAAATAATACCATCAAgttcttttgttaatattatttgacaacCTAATCGTGAATTTTCCTTTAAAAATGGTGCTAAATCAAGCATGTCCTCCTCTTGATCTAGAGCTGTTGGAAGTTTATCTGTATAATTATGATCAACATAAACATGACATGTTGTACATGCTAGTGATGCTTCACATGCACCTTCCATTTCAACTCCATATCTGTGAGCtaaatataatacattatcaccaattttaccttttattaattttttattgccatttttatcaataaatgtgACAttaacactgtaaaaaaattaatatattatatgataattattattattttattttgtttatttagctTAACAAACCTACACTTCATCATCTGATTTTGGATCTTGAAATTCATACTCTCCATGTAGATACCCTggaataaatgtattattgtaattatatacttgaatatttattatattttatattgtttactTACATGCTGATGTTTGTATTTGACgaattggttttttaattagacaatttgatttgaaataaatattattaatataatgacgtttcaataataaatttcttagAACAGatgtcattttgtttatttatattaaaatattatatgtatttaatatttatttatatttattgtattattattttatgggTTAggatttaatgaaaatatcaatgtttatatttttttttatgttagaTCGCGATTGCGCagtgataaaattgatagttCAAATTTTTACCACTTAACAATAGTTGCTTTCTTTcacaaaaatcatttttttgtttttttttttttatgtaattagggcctgattataatatagaaaatattcaaatttcttGGGCCTTTTGAAGATTGTGTCTGGCCTTTACTGAAtgctgcaaaaaaaaaatttagtgaaCTTGGTATTTACCACTTGGTACCGATGAGttctatgaaaaatttatgataataaaaagttcATTATTGTGTAAcactataattataataaaagataaatacgatatgcaaaaaatatatatttttattagtgttttttttttttttttgagaatatAACAAGTTGccttatgaattatttttaaattacagctCAGTgcattgtaaataattaacttaactcgtttttcaaaattgtttaaaattttgaatttactcATTGCATTTTGctgtataatataatttttgaatccTATtcgtattaaatttatcacagATGAATTGATCAATCGATTCTTTGTCCATTTTTAAGATGTTTTATTCACTTATTGTTCGtagtaagaaaaaataagacatTGATGTATTAACAACCtgtttatataataatcattattgaattatttaaaatatatatttgtttgaaatttattatgataaataaaacgaaaaaataccCCGGAAAATAATTCAGCAGATATTGGTTTTATTCCAAGAGCTTGTAACACCACTGGTCTTTGATGCATCATAAAACGCACTGCATGATTAACTTTTGGATCAGCTTTATCTGTCCAAGCAATTCCATAAACATTATCACGAAGTTCTTCActctataaaaattataacaattaaattttatattatttcatattttttcctatataataaaattatttatagatactttttttttaattatttctccactccatgcaaataaaaaaatttgtaataatttataaaaaatatatgttagcAGCCAAGTT from Aphidius gifuensis isolate YNYX2018 linkage group LG5, ASM1490517v1, whole genome shotgun sequence includes:
- the LOC122858006 gene encoding adrenodoxin-like protein 1, mitochondrial is translated as MTSVLRNLLLKRHYINNIYFKSNCLIKKPIRQIQTSAWYLHGEYEFQDPKSDDEVVNVTFIDKNGNKKLIKGKIGDNVLYLAHRYGVEMEGACEASLACTTCHVYVDHNYTDKLPTALDQEEDMLDLAPFLKENSRLGCQIILTKELDGIILEQPPATRNFYVDGHTPTPH